Proteins encoded together in one Formosa sp. Hel3_A1_48 window:
- a CDS encoding exonuclease domain-containing protein — MYAIVDIETTGGKYNEEGITEIAIYKHDGQAVVDQFISLVNPERPIQPYVVNLTGISSKMLRNAPKFFEVAKRIVEITEDCIIVAHNAKFDYRILKLEFDRLGFKFERKNLCTVELSKKLIPDLASYSLGKLVRALGIPISDRHRASGDALATTKLFELLMSKDIDKEIIKAAIRLEPKRQIEPKLAEIISSLTSDTGVYYIHDTKGNIIYIGKSKNIKSRINQHFSGQTPKSKKIQLEVASVSYEKTGSELLALLKESEEIKYHKPKFNRALRRTVFTHGLFHFLDENGYLNLKIEKIKGTAKPITTFSNIQSGKSFMNKMVEKYSLCQKLCGLYKSKSSCFGYTIKECGGACINQENKEKYNNRVKKIIANNSFKTKSMIIIDQGRAVDERSAVWVDQGLIKGFTYFNLNFQITNIDVLANLITPLEHNKDAQHIIQSYVRRNKRIKVISLED, encoded by the coding sequence ATTTACGCAATTGTAGACATAGAAACCACTGGAGGTAAATACAATGAGGAAGGTATTACTGAGATAGCCATATACAAACACGATGGGCAAGCTGTAGTCGACCAATTTATTAGCCTAGTCAATCCAGAGCGTCCTATCCAGCCCTACGTGGTAAACCTTACAGGAATTTCAAGTAAAATGTTGCGCAATGCACCCAAATTTTTTGAAGTTGCCAAACGTATTGTCGAAATCACAGAAGACTGCATTATTGTAGCACACAATGCTAAATTTGACTACAGAATCCTAAAATTAGAATTTGATCGGCTTGGATTTAAATTTGAACGCAAAAACTTATGTACAGTTGAACTTTCAAAAAAACTAATTCCTGATCTTGCCTCCTATAGTCTTGGAAAATTGGTACGTGCGCTTGGAATTCCAATAAGTGATCGTCACCGCGCTTCTGGGGATGCACTCGCTACTACTAAACTGTTTGAGTTATTGATGAGTAAAGATATCGATAAAGAAATCATCAAAGCTGCTATTCGACTGGAACCAAAACGACAAATAGAACCCAAACTAGCCGAAATAATAAGTAGCCTTACCTCAGATACTGGAGTCTATTACATACACGATACTAAAGGAAATATCATCTACATTGGGAAGAGTAAAAATATAAAAAGTAGAATTAATCAGCACTTTAGTGGTCAAACACCAAAATCAAAAAAAATTCAACTCGAAGTAGCCTCAGTGAGTTATGAAAAAACAGGAAGCGAATTATTAGCTTTACTAAAAGAAAGTGAAGAGATAAAATACCATAAGCCCAAATTCAATCGTGCTTTACGCAGGACCGTTTTCACTCATGGATTATTTCATTTTTTAGATGAAAACGGATACCTCAATTTAAAAATTGAGAAAATCAAAGGTACGGCTAAGCCAATCACTACCTTTTCTAATATTCAAAGTGGAAAAAGCTTCATGAATAAAATGGTTGAAAAATACAGCTTATGTCAAAAACTTTGCGGATTATATAAATCCAAAAGCAGCTGCTTTGGCTATACCATCAAAGAGTGTGGTGGTGCTTGTATTAACCAGGAAAACAAAGAAAAATATAACAACAGGGTTAAAAAAATAATTGCAAACAACAGTTTCAAAACAAAAAGTATGATCATTATCGATCAAGGACGTGCAGTAGACGAACGCTCCGCTGTTTGGGTAGATCAAGGCCTTATAAAAGGATTTACCTATTTTAATCTTAATTTTCAAATTACAAATATTGATGTTTTAGCTAATCTCATTACCCCATTAGAGCACAATAAAGATGCACAACACATTATCCAAAGCTATGTAAGGCGAAACAAAAGAATAAAAGTCATTTCTCTTGAAGACTAA
- a CDS encoding ion transporter, translating to MPNQKKEPSWKNKLHEIIYEADTPSGKLFDVVLLIFILLSIVLVMLESVDYIGNKYYGILNILEWIITILFTFEYIARIICVKKPKAYIFSFYGIIDFLSTIPKYLSLFFVGTHSLVAIRALRLLRVFRILKLTRYIGESTNFGRALKRSRVKVAVFLSFVLVLCIILGTVMYLIEGDKDSGFSSIPRSVYWAIVTLTTVGYGDIAPVSALGQSIASLIMILGYGIIAIPTGIVTSEMTKSERNNIPKNTQSCTNCMESYHTDDAQFCHKCGHPL from the coding sequence ATGCCAAACCAAAAAAAAGAGCCATCTTGGAAGAATAAGCTTCATGAAATCATTTATGAAGCCGATACTCCATCCGGTAAACTATTTGATGTTGTTTTACTAATTTTTATTCTCTTGAGTATTGTTTTAGTAATGCTCGAAAGCGTAGATTATATCGGAAATAAGTATTATGGTATTTTAAATATTCTGGAGTGGATCATCACCATCCTTTTTACATTTGAATACATTGCAAGGATTATATGTGTGAAAAAGCCAAAAGCATATATTTTTAGCTTTTACGGCATTATTGATTTTCTTTCAACAATTCCAAAATATTTATCTCTATTTTTTGTAGGAACGCATTCACTTGTAGCTATTCGTGCACTACGGCTTTTGCGCGTATTCCGTATTTTAAAGCTGACACGATATATTGGAGAAAGCACTAATTTTGGCAGGGCACTAAAACGCAGTCGCGTGAAAGTTGCTGTATTTCTTTCATTTGTATTGGTTTTATGTATCATTTTAGGCACGGTGATGTATTTGATCGAAGGAGATAAAGACAGTGGTTTTAGCAGTATCCCTAGAAGTGTATATTGGGCTATAGTAACCCTCACTACGGTTGGCTATGGGGACATCGCACCCGTGAGTGCACTTGGTCAGTCTATCGCATCGCTTATTATGATTTTGGGTTATGGAATCATCGCAATACCAACCGGAATAGTCACCTCCGAAATGACAAAATCCGAACGCAACAATATACCCAAAAACACCCAATCTTGTACCAATTGCATGGAATCATATCACACCGACGACGCTCAATTTTGCCATAAATGCGGTCATCCTCTTTAG
- the miaA gene encoding tRNA (adenosine(37)-N6)-dimethylallyltransferase MiaA has product MDKYIISIVGPTGIGKTSLSIKLATYFKTEIISADSRQFYKEIPIGTAAPSNEEQKAITHHFIHNKSILDKYSVGDFEREAIECITTIHKHNPIVVLVGGSGLYVQAVLEGLDDFPEVSANIRTQLNTEFKTNGIQGLQKELKSLDPIAYETIALDNPHRVIRALEICRATGKAYSSFLNKEKKKRNFKTIQIGLTAERSLVYERINRRVDLMIAQGLVDEVKSVLEYKQLNALNTVGYKEVFRYLEGHCSLDFAIEEIKKNSRRFAKRQVTWFKRQEETKWYDHSTPIEEILAYINKML; this is encoded by the coding sequence ATGGATAAATACATCATTTCTATTGTTGGCCCAACAGGCATCGGAAAAACGAGCTTAAGCATCAAACTCGCAACCTATTTCAAAACCGAAATCATCTCAGCAGATTCGCGACAGTTTTACAAAGAAATTCCGATCGGTACAGCCGCCCCATCCAATGAAGAACAAAAAGCTATAACACATCATTTCATTCACAACAAATCTATTTTAGACAAATACAGTGTTGGCGATTTTGAACGAGAAGCGATCGAATGTATCACCACCATACACAAGCACAACCCAATTGTAGTATTGGTTGGTGGGTCTGGCTTGTACGTTCAAGCCGTTTTAGAAGGATTAGATGATTTTCCAGAAGTTAGTGCCAACATAAGAACTCAATTAAATACAGAGTTCAAAACCAATGGAATTCAAGGTCTTCAAAAGGAACTCAAGTCACTCGATCCAATAGCGTACGAAACAATCGCTTTGGACAACCCACATAGAGTCATTCGCGCTCTCGAAATTTGTAGAGCCACTGGAAAAGCTTACAGTAGTTTTTTAAATAAAGAAAAGAAAAAACGCAACTTCAAAACTATTCAAATTGGATTAACAGCTGAACGGTCTTTAGTTTATGAACGAATCAACCGACGTGTTGATTTAATGATTGCACAGGGGCTTGTAGATGAGGTTAAATCTGTCTTAGAATACAAACAGTTGAACGCATTGAATACTGTTGGATACAAAGAAGTCTTTAGATATTTGGAAGGCCATTGTTCACTAGACTTCGCCATAGAAGAAATAAAGAAAAATTCTAGGCGTTTTGCTAAAAGACAAGTCACATGGTTCAAAAGGCAGGAAGAAACCAAGTGGTATGATCACAGCACACCAATTGAAGAAATTCTAGCCTACATCAATAAAATGTTGTGA
- a CDS encoding response regulator transcription factor, with translation MEENIKRILLVEDDPNFGTVLKEYLSINNYEVVLAKNGMEGFEKFRKSDFHLCILDVMMPYKDGFTLAQEIREKDKDVPIIFLTAKALKEDVLKGYKVGADDYLNKPFDSEVLLLKIQAIIQRKTVESVADSNQFEFEIGSFKLNSKLRFLTHGETQIKLSPKENDLLRLLALHINDLMPREIALTKIWRDDNYFTSRSMDVYIAKLRKYLKLDPKVEILNIHGEGFRLVINP, from the coding sequence ATGGAAGAAAACATTAAACGCATTTTACTTGTTGAAGACGATCCAAATTTTGGAACAGTTCTCAAAGAATACCTAAGCATTAACAATTACGAAGTTGTACTTGCCAAAAACGGTATGGAAGGTTTTGAAAAATTTAGAAAATCTGATTTTCACCTTTGTATTTTAGATGTCATGATGCCGTACAAGGATGGCTTCACTTTGGCTCAAGAAATCCGAGAAAAGGACAAGGATGTTCCTATAATTTTCTTGACGGCCAAAGCGCTAAAAGAAGATGTGCTTAAAGGCTATAAAGTCGGAGCAGATGATTATTTAAACAAACCTTTTGACAGCGAAGTTTTGCTATTAAAAATCCAAGCTATAATTCAGCGTAAAACAGTTGAAAGTGTAGCAGATAGCAATCAATTTGAGTTTGAAATTGGAAGCTTTAAGTTAAATTCTAAACTTAGATTTTTGACCCACGGCGAAACACAGATTAAACTCTCGCCAAAGGAAAATGATTTGTTACGTCTTCTGGCTTTGCACATCAACGATTTGATGCCAAGGGAAATCGCATTAACTAAAATTTGGCGCGATGATAACTATTTTACGTCTAGAAGTATGGATGTTTATATTGCCAAGTTAAGAAAGTATCTAAAACTCGACCCTAAGGTTGAAATTCTGAATATACATGGTGAAGGATTTCGTTTGGTGATAAATCCTTAG
- a CDS encoding sensor histidine kinase yields MNKKLFSVLVILMSLSLIGIIFVQAYYINYSLETKEDQFAFNVKKVLSYASSEVADIEYSKYVIALNALIARGQEPDTSAIRSIRVYKQNKDADQIIVYDTGVKEENYTIPVLQNDGSDSLNFKKFKGKTTQQAYSSAGIDGQGIPNLEYSLTKVLNMDRLQKATFEAQYKAEIQNTPIEERVSVPMIQRLLDHKLKENNIDIAYEFAILNDKLPTAIQSSHFEASLVPTIGVPIFIDENGASNYGLFINFPKRKRFIMSSIIGITSLSVLFTIIIIIAYTSALYQLIQQRKISQMKSDFINNMTHEFKTPIATINLALDAIRNPKIFQHEDKVKNYLSMIKEENKRMNAQVENVLRISQLQKKQLLISKDRLKLHDLIFDAITHVELIVEDRKGYIKTHFKASKSSILANSTYFTNVIVNILDNAVKYTNGPPKIDITTENVGNNIVMLVEDQGIGMNKAVQKRIFEEFYREHTGNVHNVKGHGLGLANVKRIVENHQGTVTVESEKGKGSTFIIKLPLIA; encoded by the coding sequence ATGAATAAGAAGTTGTTTTCTGTGCTTGTAATATTGATGAGTCTATCGCTTATCGGAATTATTTTTGTGCAGGCCTATTACATCAATTATTCGTTAGAGACCAAGGAAGATCAATTTGCCTTTAACGTCAAAAAAGTCCTCAGTTATGCTTCCAGTGAAGTTGCCGATATTGAATATTCAAAATATGTAATTGCACTAAATGCGCTCATAGCGCGGGGTCAGGAACCCGATACTAGTGCCATCCGAAGTATAAGAGTTTATAAGCAAAACAAAGATGCCGATCAAATTATTGTGTACGATACTGGAGTTAAGGAAGAGAACTACACCATTCCTGTTTTGCAAAATGACGGATCAGATAGTCTAAATTTCAAAAAGTTCAAAGGTAAAACAACTCAACAGGCCTATTCCTCCGCTGGTATTGACGGACAGGGAATACCTAACCTAGAATACTCTTTAACCAAAGTCCTGAATATGGACCGTTTGCAAAAAGCCACTTTTGAAGCGCAGTACAAAGCAGAAATTCAAAACACACCCATTGAAGAACGAGTTTCTGTACCAATGATTCAGCGTCTTTTGGACCACAAACTCAAAGAAAATAATATAGATATCGCTTATGAATTTGCAATTCTAAACGACAAATTACCTACCGCTATACAATCTTCTCATTTTGAAGCCTCACTTGTTCCTACTATTGGGGTGCCTATTTTTATTGATGAAAACGGTGCTAGCAATTATGGGTTATTTATTAATTTTCCCAAAAGAAAGCGCTTTATCATGTCATCTATCATTGGTATAACTTCACTTTCTGTTTTATTTACAATTATTATTATAATTGCCTACACCAGTGCCTTGTACCAGCTCATTCAACAGCGAAAAATTTCACAGATGAAGTCTGACTTTATCAACAATATGACCCATGAGTTCAAAACGCCAATAGCGACCATAAATCTAGCTCTAGATGCGATTAGAAATCCAAAAATATTCCAGCATGAGGATAAAGTAAAAAATTATTTATCCATGATTAAGGAAGAGAATAAGCGCATGAATGCTCAAGTTGAAAATGTATTGCGTATTTCTCAATTGCAGAAAAAACAACTTCTAATTAGTAAAGACCGCTTAAAATTACACGATCTTATTTTTGACGCAATCACTCATGTTGAATTGATTGTAGAAGATAGAAAGGGGTATATAAAAACACATTTCAAGGCTTCAAAGTCCTCAATACTAGCCAACAGTACATATTTTACAAATGTCATTGTTAATATTTTGGACAATGCTGTGAAATACACCAACGGTCCACCAAAAATTGATATTACTACAGAAAATGTTGGCAACAATATTGTGATGCTTGTTGAGGATCAAGGGATAGGAATGAATAAAGCGGTTCAGAAACGAATTTTTGAAGAGTTTTACAGGGAACATACGGGTAATGTTCACAACGTCAAGGGACATGGACTTGGGCTAGCTAATGTTAAAAGAATTGTAGAAAATCATCAAGGAACAGTCACTGTTGAAAGTGAAAAAGGAAAAGGTAGTACCTTTATTATAAAATTACCACTAATTGCATAA
- the coaE gene encoding dephospho-CoA kinase (Dephospho-CoA kinase (CoaE) performs the final step in coenzyme A biosynthesis.) — protein MTKVLGLTGGIGSGKTTVASLFFALGVPVYNADNEAKKLMNESPKIRTKLIALFGVNAYSNGLLNRSYIAQLVFKDKNKLDTLNQIIHPAVAAHYSTWLATQTYPYVVKEVAILFELGAENQFDFILTVTAPKQSRIDRVMQRDAKTSEEVLSIMKNQWDEALKIKKSDFVIHNIDTQLTAKEVEEIHVKILKII, from the coding sequence ATGACTAAAGTTTTAGGTCTTACTGGAGGAATTGGAAGTGGTAAAACCACTGTTGCTTCTCTGTTTTTCGCGCTCGGAGTTCCGGTCTACAACGCTGATAATGAAGCCAAAAAATTAATGAATGAATCCCCAAAAATAAGAACTAAACTTATCGCGCTTTTTGGTGTCAATGCCTACAGCAATGGTCTATTGAATCGATCGTATATTGCCCAATTGGTTTTTAAGGACAAAAACAAGCTCGATACACTCAATCAAATTATTCACCCAGCTGTTGCAGCCCATTATTCCACATGGTTGGCGACCCAAACCTATCCTTATGTAGTTAAAGAAGTTGCCATTTTATTTGAACTTGGTGCAGAAAACCAGTTTGATTTTATTCTTACGGTCACTGCGCCAAAGCAAAGCCGCATAGACCGTGTCATGCAGCGAGATGCTAAAACATCTGAAGAGGTGCTTTCAATAATGAAAAATCAGTGGGATGAAGCGCTGAAAATTAAGAAATCTGATTTTGTAATCCATAATATTGACACCCAATTGACGGCTAAAGAGGTCGAAGAAATTCATGTCAAAATTCTTAAAATAATTTAA
- a CDS encoding glycosyltransferase, with protein sequence MIASDFSFIIPVYNRPEEVRELLESFCALETPKTFEVVIVEDGSTLDARLITEHFADQLNISYYFKDNTGPGHSRNYGMERAKGNYFIILDSDCILPKHYLTEVMSFLNTNYIDCFGGPDAAQDNFTELQKAINFSMTSVLTTGGIRGGAKEIEGYEPRSFNMGISKEAFCASGGFGAIHPGEDPDLSIRLKAMGYKLCLIPEAFVYHKRRISFERFLVQVYKFGQVRPILNKWHPHSKKWTYWFPTVFMLGFLISLLLLFFEVYIGVFVYGAYFLLALILAFQSTLDFIAAILSIPAILIQFSGYGWGFLKSKIKLFLSRKSEEELFPNLFFKTP encoded by the coding sequence ATGATTGCAAGTGATTTTTCTTTTATTATTCCTGTATACAATCGGCCAGAGGAAGTGCGCGAACTTTTGGAGAGTTTTTGTGCCTTAGAAACGCCCAAAACTTTTGAGGTCGTTATTGTGGAAGATGGCTCTACTTTAGACGCACGTTTGATTACGGAGCATTTTGCAGATCAGCTCAACATCAGCTATTATTTTAAAGACAATACTGGACCAGGACATTCAAGAAATTACGGCATGGAACGTGCCAAAGGCAATTACTTTATCATATTGGATTCCGATTGTATCTTGCCAAAACACTATTTGACTGAAGTTATGTCCTTTTTAAATACCAATTATATCGATTGTTTTGGTGGCCCAGACGCTGCACAAGATAATTTTACAGAGCTGCAAAAAGCTATAAATTTTTCGATGACCTCTGTGCTTACCACTGGGGGGATACGAGGAGGGGCAAAAGAAATTGAGGGTTACGAGCCACGAAGTTTTAATATGGGCATTTCAAAAGAGGCCTTTTGTGCGTCCGGTGGTTTTGGGGCTATTCACCCTGGGGAAGATCCCGATTTATCCATTCGACTCAAAGCGATGGGTTATAAACTTTGTCTTATTCCAGAGGCCTTTGTTTACCACAAACGCCGAATATCGTTTGAGCGCTTTTTGGTGCAAGTGTACAAGTTTGGGCAAGTACGTCCAATTCTCAACAAATGGCACCCGCATTCCAAAAAATGGACCTATTGGTTTCCTACAGTTTTTATGTTGGGTTTTCTAATCAGTCTTTTATTGCTTTTTTTTGAGGTTTACATCGGCGTTTTTGTCTACGGTGCATATTTTTTATTAGCTTTAATTTTGGCCTTTCAATCCACTTTAGATTTTATTGCAGCTATTTTGAGTATCCCTGCTATTTTGATTCAATTTTCGGGTTATGGTTGGGGGTTTTTAAAGTCTAAAATAAAACTATTTTTGTCGCGAAAATCAGAAGAAGAATTATTCCCCAACTTATTTTTTAAAACCCCTTGA
- a CDS encoding fibronectin type III domain-containing protein, producing MKKITFLLLTLLFFVPNVWSQCESAIALTPGTDQSGDTSSFGELFSDTCLGSYDGGYDGLFSYTANEEGESLSISLTSSDAYTGVSISEGCPSGGGSCIVSDTYGTSFSLDSGPLTAGVTYYVHFSTWPSPNAIQYTLTSTVSAPANCPTAAISSFPYSFGFENLDCWTNSDSSAAWAIDQGDDYGPDSVTEGANSVFFNDFDYSGGSTGDLMSPDFDFGALTTARVSFDYWDSSGTDVVKVLVDDGSGPVVVYTTESVVSTWTTINVDLPQYANQTVKIGFRGTSVYGSTNPHIDNFMISEAPSCLEPSALSAASITATSAEISWTAGGTETDYEYVVQAAGTGEPTAAGTAVNGATTVSASGLVANTDYEVYVRSNCGSEFSAWAGPVSFTTACSAVSDFSENFDSVTTPNLPNCWSSILDVSSSYASVGTSTAADSSSPNGVSLYNSSSTSGDIILVSPELSNLAGGTHRLKLDASNSSSTQDLEIGTLSDPTDGSTFTLIETVDLSATFLEYIIDFSTYSGNDNYIGFRRILSSTYTYVYLDNIVWEEIPSCVEPTAVSAASITATSAEISWTSDDSSFNVEVVDVTAGGTATGTATNSGVTSPYSLSGLDSNTEYEVYVQTDCGAGDTSAWEGPVNFTTEPAPIVPNYTNDFATFPGEFWSVGSGALNAGPSGTTSLWDTGNFAHGSVDPAAYINIFSTNRDEWLISPSFDLSGVNYYLNVDVAATEYLSIFSSDAPVDAIWGVDDFVTLMVSEDGGSTWTELYRWDANNNPGVAGAAMPEINLSAYPALAKFAFYAESTVSNEDIDFFVDNFQITTTSLGIEEASISQFTYFPNPVNDVLTIKAQKVVEDITVFNMLGQVVKRQTPNTRDCTVDLSAMQTGAYFVQVSIGNTVETVRILKN from the coding sequence ATGAAAAAAATTACTTTTTTACTTTTAACACTATTATTTTTTGTTCCAAATGTATGGTCGCAATGTGAATCTGCAATAGCCCTTACACCAGGAACGGATCAATCAGGCGATACATCATCTTTTGGTGAGCTATTTAGTGACACATGTCTAGGATCTTATGATGGTGGCTATGATGGACTTTTTTCTTACACAGCTAACGAAGAAGGTGAATCATTGTCCATTAGCCTTACAAGTAGTGATGCTTACACAGGTGTTTCAATTTCAGAAGGATGTCCGTCTGGAGGTGGTTCATGTATTGTTTCTGATACTTACGGAACTTCATTTAGCCTTGATTCAGGACCTCTCACAGCAGGTGTTACTTATTATGTTCATTTTTCCACTTGGCCATCACCAAATGCAATTCAATACACTCTGACAAGTACAGTCAGCGCCCCTGCTAATTGCCCAACTGCTGCAATATCATCTTTTCCATATTCTTTTGGATTTGAAAATTTAGATTGTTGGACAAACTCAGATTCGTCTGCTGCTTGGGCTATTGATCAGGGTGACGATTATGGACCTGATTCAGTAACTGAGGGTGCTAATTCCGTATTTTTTAATGATTTTGATTATTCTGGGGGTTCAACAGGAGATTTGATGTCTCCAGACTTTGATTTTGGGGCACTTACTACAGCTCGAGTTTCTTTTGATTATTGGGATAGCAGTGGTACTGATGTTGTTAAAGTTTTGGTTGATGATGGATCGGGGCCAGTGGTTGTATACACAACCGAGTCTGTTGTTTCTACTTGGACAACCATTAACGTCGATTTGCCGCAATACGCAAACCAAACTGTTAAGATTGGATTTAGAGGCACTAGTGTTTATGGTTCAACTAACCCACACATAGACAACTTTATGATTTCTGAAGCACCCTCATGTCTTGAACCTTCAGCTCTTTCAGCAGCGAGTATAACAGCTACTTCAGCAGAAATTTCATGGACTGCTGGAGGTACAGAAACAGACTATGAATATGTTGTACAAGCAGCAGGAACTGGAGAGCCAACAGCAGCAGGAACTGCGGTAAATGGAGCAACAACTGTTTCTGCTAGTGGATTGGTTGCCAATACAGATTATGAAGTTTATGTACGTTCAAATTGTGGTTCTGAATTTAGTGCATGGGCCGGGCCTGTGAGTTTTACTACAGCATGTTCCGCAGTTTCTGATTTTTCAGAAAATTTTGATTCTGTTACCACACCAAATTTACCTAATTGTTGGTCTTCTATTTTAGATGTATCATCATCTTATGCATCTGTGGGGACATCAACTGCTGCAGATAGTTCTTCGCCAAATGGTGTTAGTCTATACAATTCTAGTTCAACTAGTGGGGATATTATACTAGTATCACCTGAATTATCTAATCTTGCTGGTGGTACACACAGATTGAAATTAGATGCTAGTAATTCAAGTTCAACACAAGATTTAGAAATTGGTACTCTTTCTGATCCTACAGACGGTAGTACGTTTACTTTGATTGAAACAGTTGATCTTAGTGCAACCTTCTTGGAATATATTATAGACTTTAGTACTTACAGTGGAAATGATAATTATATAGGTTTTAGACGAATATTGTCATCTACTTATACATATGTTTATTTAGATAATATTGTTTGGGAAGAGATTCCCTCATGTGTTGAACCAACTGCTGTTTCAGCAGCGAGCATAACAGCTACTTCAGCAGAAATCTCATGGACATCGGACGACTCATCATTCAATGTTGAAGTTGTAGATGTTACCGCAGGCGGTACTGCTACAGGTACAGCAACTAATTCTGGAGTCACGAGTCCTTATTCACTTAGTGGATTGGATTCCAATACAGAATATGAAGTTTATGTTCAAACGGATTGTGGAGCTGGAGACACCAGTGCATGGGAAGGGCCAGTGAATTTCACAACCGAACCTGCACCAATTGTTCCTAACTATACAAATGATTTTGCTACTTTTCCTGGAGAGTTTTGGTCTGTGGGCTCTGGAGCACTAAATGCTGGACCTTCTGGGACTACTTCTTTATGGGATACTGGTAATTTTGCACATGGATCTGTTGATCCAGCAGCATATATAAATATATTCTCTACTAATAGAGATGAATGGTTAATTTCTCCATCATTTGACCTTAGTGGAGTGAATTACTATTTAAACGTCGATGTAGCTGCAACTGAATATTTATCAATTTTCAGTTCTGACGCCCCTGTTGATGCAATTTGGGGAGTTGATGATTTTGTTACCTTGATGGTTTCAGAAGATGGCGGTTCAACATGGACTGAATTATACAGATGGGATGCTAATAACAACCCTGGCGTAGCTGGAGCTGCAATGCCTGAAATTAATTTGTCAGCCTATCCAGCCCTTGCTAAATTTGCTTTTTATGCCGAGAGTACTGTGTCTAATGAAGATATTGATTTCTTTGTAGATAATTTCCAAATCACAACCACCTCACTTGGTATTGAAGAAGCAAGTATCTCGCAATTTACATACTTCCCGAACCCTGTGAATGATGTATTGACCATCAAGGCACAAAAAGTGGTTGAAGATATTACTGTTTTCAATATGCTTGGGCAAGTGGTTAAGCGTCAGACGCCTAACACTAGAGATTGTACTGTAGATTTATCTGCAATGCAGACTGGCGCATATTTTGTGCAAGTTTCCATTGGAAACACTGTAGAAACGGTACGTATTCTTAAAAATTAA
- a CDS encoding enoyl-ACP reductase FabI, with amino-acid sequence MAHQLLKGKRGIIFGALDPNSIAWITAERVHEEGGTFVLTNAPIAMRMGAIDELAKKTGAQIIPADATSLEDLHNLVDQSVEILGGKLDFVLHSIGMSVNVRKGRAYTDQKYDWTQKGTDVSAMSFHKVMQTLYKSDAMNEWGSIVALSYMAAQRVFPDYNDMADNKAYLESIARSFGYFFGRDKNVRVNTISQSPTPTTAGKGVKGFDGFIAYAEKMSPLGNATALDCANYTITLFSDLTKRVTLQNLYNDGGFSNMGVSDAIMEKFTEE; translated from the coding sequence ATGGCACATCAGTTACTTAAAGGAAAAAGAGGAATTATTTTTGGCGCTTTAGATCCCAATTCTATTGCGTGGATTACTGCTGAGCGTGTTCACGAAGAAGGTGGAACGTTTGTCTTAACCAATGCACCCATTGCCATGCGCATGGGCGCTATTGATGAATTGGCCAAGAAAACTGGTGCGCAAATCATTCCTGCCGACGCCACTTCTTTGGAAGATCTACATAATTTAGTCGATCAATCGGTTGAGATTTTAGGTGGAAAATTAGATTTTGTTCTGCATTCTATTGGGATGTCTGTTAACGTTCGTAAAGGTCGTGCTTATACCGATCAAAAATACGATTGGACACAAAAGGGAACCGACGTTTCTGCCATGTCTTTTCACAAAGTCATGCAAACACTTTACAAATCCGACGCGATGAATGAGTGGGGGAGTATAGTCGCTTTGTCTTACATGGCTGCACAACGTGTTTTTCCAGATTACAATGATATGGCCGACAATAAAGCCTATTTGGAAAGCATAGCGCGTAGTTTTGGGTATTTCTTTGGGCGCGATAAAAATGTTCGTGTCAATACCATCTCTCAATCCCCAACACCTACGACTGCAGGAAAGGGCGTAAAAGGATTTGACGGCTTTATCGCTTATGCTGAAAAAATGTCGCCGCTTGGTAATGCCACAGCTTTGGATTGTGCCAATTATACCATCACCTTGTTTAGCGATTTAACCAAACGTGTTACATTGCAAAACCTCTATAACGATGGTGGGTTTAGCAATATGGGCGTGAGTGATGCCATCATGGAAAAATTTACAGAGGAATAA